The Aspergillus chevalieri M1 DNA, chromosome 5, nearly complete sequence genome includes a region encoding these proteins:
- a CDS encoding putative DUF221 domain protein (COG:S;~EggNog:ENOG410PG2J;~InterPro:IPR003864,IPR023298,IPR027815,IPR032880, IPR022257;~PFAM:PF02714,PF13967,PF12621;~TransMembrane:11 (o28-49i109-128o168-187i656-681o701-726i747-775o795-823i844-863o869-887i908-928o940-959i);~antiSMASH:Cluster_5.2;~go_component: GO:0016020 - membrane [Evidence IEA]), whose amino-acid sequence MAAPDLGTALEHAGGTGQKNEGVSISSFLASLATAIIVFAVEFLLFLLLKGKLTRIYQPRTYLVPDRERTEPSPPGLFRWIVPVFRTSSTEFIQKCGLDAYFFLRYLRMLLKIFVPLAILILPVLLPLNKADGKDHNFKNGTAGGHWNVTGMDQLAWGNVAPEHVHRYWGHLVMAVIVVLYVCAVFYDELRGYIRLRQAYLTSPQHRLRASATTVLVTAIPERWLSVEALDGLYDVFPGGIRNIWINRNFDDLNEKVKERDALALKLETAETNLVINCKKAQIKRAKAEAKKAGENAKAVGNEEKAATDNHASQFAMGAGISSGNPHQAHTLNQVLHRPASGERKRYNPLDPAMYAAEAVGHGVGKLGKSVFGSLRKAEPGGNGPSIPTVNPVPEGNEAGPAQVSADDHSAASHEDRHEESDVDRAYTNETGGETSSATVTTESGPKLKRPFWKSRVSGNSKVSSKTEPDEYPLTGPESPIGNAESLRSDGANTHDDEKARGKKGSAHKEGDTEEGNEYPLAYNEGLDNEEFGEPVWKKYIKQKDRETMRLPIFGWSWMPSLWLIGKKVDTIDHCRKEVARLNLEIEIDQQNPEKFPLMNSAFIQFNHQVAAHMACQTVSHHVPKQMAPRIVEISPDDVIWDNMSIKWWERYLRTFGILALVCGMVVGWAFPVAFTGLLSQLTYLEETFPWLEWIDTMPDWFISAVQGILPPLFLAILMAVLPLILRFLSKTQGLHTGMAVELTVQNYFFAFLFVQLFLVVAISSSFSTIINHVTDVTSWPELLAQNIPSSSNYFFSYMILQALSVSAGALVQIFGLVSWFILAPILDTTARTKWARTTNLNQMQWGTFFPVYTTLASIGLIYCVIAPLILVFNVITFGLFWFVYRYNTLYVTKFRFDTGGLLFPKAINQLFTGLYVMELSLIGLFFLVRDVDGTVACEGQAICMIVVMILTVGYQFLLNEAFSPLIRYLPITLEDDAVQRDEEFSRAQRARLGLDDSDDENEGEEEKQRKETAAKLERQGEESEDNHIELKTIRGGSERRGSSQPGDRLAPPPLGPRKTSWADRSSGQRSKYFGTHSTTSLPSVQRMRENMAEDIENQGPLAHCKRHAQALFAGIQDELEDLTPDERDQLTQRAFQHDALRAKRPVIWIPRDDLGVSDDEIYRTQRFSKHIWISNEYQALDGKCRTIFTRSPPDFSEVDLIQL is encoded by the exons ATGGCTGCCCCCGATTTGGGAACGGCCCTGGAGCATGCTGGCGGCACCGGTCAGAAAAATGAAGGTGTTTCGATTTCGAGTTTCCTGGCTTCATTGGCCACTGCCATCATCGTTTTTGCAGTCGAATTCCTGCTCTTTTTGCTTCTCAAGGGGAAACTGACCCGCATATA TCAACCCCGAACGTACCTCGTTCCCGATAGAGAACGTACCGAACCATCCCCGCCCGGTCTGTTCCGTTGGATCGTTCCCGTTTTCCGCACTTCGAGTACCGAGTTCATCCAGAAATGTGGGCTGGACGCCTACTTCTTTTTGCGATACCTGCGCATGCTTCTGAAGATCTTCGTTCCTCTGGCAATCTTGATATTGCCGGTACTTCTCCCGTTAAACAAGGCGGATGGTAAAGACCATAATTTCAAGAATGGGACAGCGGGCGGCCACTGGAACGTCACTGGTATGGATCAGCTGGCGTGGGGAAATGTCGCTCCGGAACATGTGCATCGATATTGGGGGCATTTGGTGATGGCGGTCATTGTGGTTTTATATGTCTGTGCTGTGTTCTATGATGAACTCAGGGGCTACATCCGTCTCCGACAGGCTTATCTGACCTCGCCTCAACATCGCCTACGAGCATCCGCAACAACTGTCCTGGTGACCGCCATTCCGGAACGCTGGCTCAGCGTGGAGGCTTTAGACGGCCTATACGATGTTTTTCCCGGTGGTATTCGCAATATCTGGATTAACCGGAATTTCGACGACCTCAACGAGAAGGTCAAAGAACGGGATGCACTGGCCCTGAAGCTTGAGACTGCAGAGACGAACTTGGTTATTAACTGCAAGAAAGCACAGATCAAGCGGGCGAAAGCGGAGGCGAAGAAGGCAGGGGAAAACGCCAAAGCCGTAGGCAACGAGGAAAAGGCGGCCACCGATAACCATGCATCTCAGTTCGCAATGGGCGCTGGAATCAGCTCCGGTAATCCCCATCAAGCGCACACTCTGAACCAAGTCTTGCACCGCCCGGCTTCCGGAGAACGGAAACGCTACAATCCGTTGGATCCCGCGATGTACGCGGCAGAGGCAGTCGGACACGGTGTCGGTAAGCTGGGGAAATCGGTGTTCGGTAGCCTCAGAAAGGCTGAGCCCGGGGGAAACGGACCATCCATCCCAACCGTCAACCCCGTTCCGGAGGGCAATGAAGCCGGTCCTGCCCAAGTCAGCGCAGACGATCATTCCGCTGCAAGCCACGAGGACCGTCATGAAGAATCAGATGTCGACAGAGCctacaccaacgaaacaggcggTGAAACCTCAAGCGCCACAGTCACTACTGAGTCCGGCCCCAAACTGAAAAGGCCTTTTTGGAAAAGTCGGGTGTCCGGCAATTCAAAAGTGAGCAGCAAGACGGAGCCTGATGAGTATCCCCTGACAGGTCCCGAGTCTCCCATTGGCAATGCAGAAAGTTTACGCTCAGACGGAGCTAATACACACGATGATGAGAAGGCCAGAGGCAAAAAAGGAAGTGCCCATAAAGAAGGTGATACCGAAGAAGGAAACGAGTACCCGCTTGCGTATAATGAGGGGCTTGACAACGAGGAATTTGGCGAGCCCGTGTGGAAAAAGTACATCAAGCAAAAGGATCGCGAGACGATGCGCCTGCCAATTTTCggctggagctggatgccctCCCTTTGGCTTATTGGGAAGAAAGTTGATACAATCGACCATTGCCGGAAAGAAGTGGCTCGGTTGAATTTGGAGATCGAAATCGACCAGCAGAATCCCGAGAAGTTTCCCCTGATGAATTCTGCCTTTATCCAGTTCAACCACCAGGTCGCTGCGCACATGGCATGTCAGACAGTCAGTCACCACGTTCCGAAACAAATGGCTCCTCGTATTGTTGAGATTTCCCCCGACGATGTGATCTGGGACAACATGTCTATTAAATGGTGGGAACGGTACCTGCGGACCTTTGGTATCCTTGCCTTGGTATGTGGCATGGTCGTTGGATGGGCTTTCCCCGTGGCTTTTACGGGTCTGTTGTCTCAGTTGACGTACCTGGAAGAGACGTTTCCTTGGCTTGAATGGATCGACACGATGCCAGATTGGTTTATTTCTGCCGTCCAGGGTATTTTGCCTCCACTGTTTTTGGCCATTCTGATGGCCGTGTTGCCTCTGATTTTGCGCTTCCTCTCGAAAACGCAAGGGCTACATACAGGTATGGCTGTCGAGCTTACCGTGCAGAACTACTTCTTTGCATTTCTCTTTGTGCAGCTGTTCCTGGTTGTTGCGATCTCTTCGAGTTTCTCAACTATCATCAACCACGTTACAGATGTTACCAGTTGGCCAGAGTTGCTTGCGCAAAACATTCCCTCATCGAGCAATTACTTCTTCTCTTACATGATTCTCCAAGCTTTGTCGGTGAGTGCAGGAGCGCTGGTCCAGATCTTTGGTCTGGTGAGCTGGTTCATTCTCGCGCCGATATTGGACACGACCGCCAGGACGAAGTGGGCACGGACGACGAATTTGAATCAAATGCAGTGGGGGACTTTCTTCCCGGTGTACACGACGCTTGCGTCTATTG GCTTGATTTATTGTGTTATTGCTCCTTTGATCTTGGTCTTCAATGTGATCACGTTTGGTCTCTTCTGGTTCGTCTACCGGTACAATACGCTGTATGTCACGAAATTCCGCTTCGACACCGGCGGTCTACTCTTTCCCAAAGCCATCAACCAGCTTTTTACAGGTCTCTACGTGATGGAGCTCAGTTTGATTGGATTATTCTTCCTGGTCCGTGACGTCGATGGCACGGTTGCCTGTGAGGGACAGGCTATTTGCATGATTGTGGTTATGATTCTTACAGTCGGATATCAATTCTTGCTCAACGAGGCTTTCAGCCCTTTGATTCGGTATCTGCCCATTACGTTGGAAGACGACGCAGTTCAACGGGATGAAGAGTTCAGCCGCGCTCAGCGAGCTCGATTAGGCCTGGATGATTCCGACGACGAGaatgaaggagaagaggagaaacaGAGGAAAGAAACTGCAGCAAAACTGGAGCGTCAGGGCGAGGAATCTGAAGATAACCATATTGAGCTGAAGACTATCAGGGGTGGTTCAGAACGGCGGGGATCGTCACAACCTGGAGACAGATTGGCACCCCCTCCACTGGGTCCTAGAAAAACGTCCTGGGCAGACCGGTCATCTGGGCAGCGTTCCAAGTACTTTGGAACTCACTCGACCACGTCCTTGCCGAGCGTCCAGCGAATGCGCGAAAATATGGCCGAGGATATAGAAAACCAAGGACCCCTCGCGCACTGCAAACGCCATGCACAAGCCCTCTTTGCCGGAATCCAAGACGAACTGGAGGACCTGACGCCCGATGAACGCGATCAACTCACACAGCGAGCCTTTCAACACGATGCCCTCCGAGCCAAACGCCCCGTGATCTGGATCCCGCGAGACGACCTGGGCGTCAGTGACGACGAGATCTACCGCACGCAGCGCTTCAGCAAGCACATCTGGATCAGTAACGAGTACCAGGCGTTGGATGGGAAATGCCGGACGATATTCACCCGCAGTCCGCCGGACTTCTCGGAGGTCGATCTTATTCAGCTGTAG
- the rmt2 gene encoding protein-arginine N5-methyltransferase (BUSCO:EOG09262N47;~COG:E;~EggNog:ENOG410PI10;~InterPro:IPR026480,IPR017408,IPR029063,IPR036770;~go_function: GO:0016274 - protein-arginine N-methyltransferase activity [Evidence IEA]) — translation MTDPTTLDVNVDLNIQEILLVASNHDIPKLRLLIRDNAQTGNPANVKDPETGFTPLHAAIAACEDDSEENNAVDAANGEGQGQEQEQEKVKQAGLETVRFLLQEGAIWNDLDLNDETPGCLARRLGLGEIYETIVDAGVRAELLLNRLDGYEPLIEEEDEDEDDNEEQSEQQEGETKEETTADDQNEAVPELVEATTAVTTDADAEVTNTNYLNSNLTFQNDRLLDADHNGVMMAWESDIMSRSAKNLLPTTNLRVLNIGHGMGIIDTFFQEQSPSSHHIVEAHPDVLAEMKRKGWHEKPGVTIHEGKWSEVLPALAQEGVTFDAIYYDTFAESYADFKEFFSEQVIGILEEGGRWGFFNGMGADRQISYDVYQKVVEMDLFEAGYDVEWEEIPVPKLEGEWSGVKRAYWVVDNYRLPLCKFMD, via the coding sequence ATGACCGACCCAACCACCCTCGATGTCAACGTCGACCTCAACATCCAAGAAAttctcctcgtcgcctccaaCCACGACATCCCCAAACTGCGCCTCTTAATCCGCGACAACGCCCAAACCGGCAACCCCGCCAACGTCAAAGATCCAGAGACGGGCTTCACGCCGCTGCATGCTGCCATTGCTGCGTGTGAAGACGATTCCGAAGAGAACAATGCTGTGGATGCTGCCAATGGGGAGGGGCAGgggcaggagcaggagcaggagaaaGTGAAGCAGGCGGGTCTGGAAACCGTACGGTTTTTGCTGCAGGAAGGTGCTATTTGGAATGATTTGGATTTGAATGATGAGACGCCAGGGTGTCTTGCGAGACGGCTTGGGTTGGGGGAGATTTATGAGACGATTGTTGATGCCGGAGTGCGCGCGGAGTTGTTGTTGAATCGGTTGGATGGGTACGAGCCGTTgattgaggaggaggatgaggatgaggacgacaATGAGGAGCAGTCAGAGCAGCAAGAAGGCGAGACCAAGGAGGAGACGACAGCGGACGACCAAAATGAAGCCGTGCCCGAACTCGTCGAAGCAACCACCGCAGTCACAACAGACGCAGACGCAGAAGTGACAAACACCAACTACCTCAACAGCAACCTAACCTTCCAAAACGATCGCCTCCTGGACGCCGACCACAACGGCGTAATGATGGCCTGGGAAAGCGACATCATGTCTCGCTCCGCCAAGAACCTCCTCCCCACCACGAACCTCCGCGTCCTCAACATCGGCCACGGCATGGGCATCATCGACACCTTCTTCCAAGAACAGTCGCCCTCGTCGCACCACATCGTCGAAGCACATCCCGACGTTCTTGCGGAGATGAAGCGCAAGGGGTGGCATGAGAAGCCCGGCGTTACGATCCACGAGGGTAAGTGGAGTGAGGTGTTGCCGGCGCTGGCGCAGGAGGGGGTGACGTTTGATGCGATTTACTATGATACTTTTGCGGAGTCGTATGCGGATTTCAAGGAGTTTTTCAGTGAGCAGGTTATTGGGAttctggaggagggaggTCGGTGGGGATTCTTTAATGGGATGGGGGCGGATAGGCAGATTAGTTATGATGTTTATCAGAAGGTGGTTGAGATGGATTTGTTTGAGGCTGGGTATGATGTTGAGTGGGAGGAGATTCCAGTGCCGAAGCTGGAGGGGGAGTGGAGTGGTGTGAAGAGGGCGTATTGGGTGGTGGACAACTACCGCCTGCCGTTGTGCAAGTTTATGGACTAA
- a CDS encoding putative polyadenylation factor subunit CstF64 (COG:A;~EggNog:ENOG410PMBW;~InterPro:IPR000504,IPR035979,IPR026896,IPR012677, IPR025742;~PFAM:PF14327,PF14304,PF00076;~go_function: GO:0003676 - nucleic acid binding [Evidence IEA];~go_process: GO:0031124 - mRNA 3'-end processing [Evidence IEA]) yields the protein MAPERGGKSVFLGNIPYNLTEEQVKDILSSAGTVTKFRLMMNPETGKPKGYGFADFADADAAASAVRNLNDYEIMGRKIRVDWPHNNEKDSVPEDYSQPSQLPGQDIHMGGAQQGSAPLPPLPPGVELPPHLDCPNAISQTLSSLPPNQLLDVLAQMKSLVMADPARATELLRQAPQLAYAIFQALLLMNLVDYSTLGTVVEQAAQPAAAAPPPPAQAFQPFSAVPTPPMVNQPFVPQATPQPAAMPGQEELLQQVLTMPQSAIDALPPMERSQIMLLRQQLMQSAMR from the exons ATGGCACCAGAAAGAGGCGGAAAGAGCGTATTCCTGGGGAATATCCCCTACA ACCTTACGGAGGAACAGGTCAAAGACATCCTCAGTTCCGCCGGCACTGTCACGAAATTTCGTCTTATGATGAACCCTGAAACAGGAAAACCCAAGGGTTATGGATTCGCAGACTTCGCAGACGCAGACGCAGCCGCATCAGCTGTCCGTAACCTGAACGACTACGAGATCATGGGCCGCAAGATTAGGGTGGACTGGCCGCACAACAACGAGAAGGATTCCGTGCCAGAGGACTACTCGCAACCGTCACAATTACCGGGACAAGATATACATATGGGCGGCGCTCAGCAGGGTTCCGCGCCCCTGCCACCGTTGCCGCCGGGCGTGGAGCTTCCGCCGCATCTGGACTGTCCCAACGCTATCTCTCAGACGctctcctccctccctcCTAATCAGCTTCTCGATGTCCTCGCGCAGATGAAATCGCTGGTTATGGCAGACCCGGCAAGAGCGACGGAATTGTTGCGCCAGGCTCCACAGCTCGCATACGCCATCTTCCAGGCCCTTTTACTCATGAATCTCGTCGACTACAGTACTCTGGGCACGGTTGTCGAACAAGCTGCGCAGCCAGCTGCAGCagctcctccccctcccgcTCAGGCATTCCAGCCTTTCAGTGCAGTTCCCACGCCCCCGATGGTGAATCAGCCTTTTGTTCCCCAGGCGACGCCGCAGCCTGCTGCTATGCCAGGGCAAGAGGAGCTCTTGCAGCAGGTGCTTACGATGCCGCAGTCGGCTATTGACGCGCTTCCTCCTATGGAGCGGAGCCAGATTATGCTTCTACGACAGCAATTAATGCAGAGTGCAATGAGGTAG
- the PHB2 gene encoding prohibitin subunit PHB2 (COG:O;~EggNog:ENOG410PH8R;~InterPro:IPR001107,IPR000163,IPR036013;~PFAM:PF01145;~go_component: GO:0016020 - membrane [Evidence IEA]) encodes MAQNPREQWERLQLILKQRGARGGFGFGGLPSGGGRGGLGLAAALLVGGGVWALSNSLFNVDGGHRAIKYSRVSGVKKDIYSEGTHLRIPWFETPIIYDVRAKPRNIASLTGTKDLQMVNITCRVLSRPRVDALPQIYRTLGSDFDERVLPSIVNEVLKSVVAQFNASQLITQRENVARLVRDNLARRAARFNIALDDVSLTHLTFSPEFTAAVESKQVAQQEAQQAAFLVDKARQEKQAFIVRAQGEARSAELIGDAIKKNRSYIELRKIENARNIARILQDNGGRNKLYLDTQGLGLNVNAGAEDTK; translated from the exons ATGGCTCAAAATCCAAGAGAACAGTGGGAGCGGCTTCAGCTCATCCTAAAACAACGTGGAGCCCGCGGAGGTTTCGGTTTCGGCGGTCTCCCTAGCGGCGGGGGTCGCGGAGGATTGGGACTGGCGGCAGCTCTTCTAGTTGGTGGTGGAGTATGGGCTCTGTCGAATTCGCTTTTCAACG TTGACGGTGGTCACCGCGCGATCAAGTACTCGAGAGTAAGTGGtgtgaagaaggatatctACAGCGAAG GAACGCATCTTCGTATCCCATGGTTCGAAACGCCCATCATTTACGACGTCCGTGCAAAGCCGCGCAACATTGCCTCTCTTACCGGTACCAAGGATCTTCAAATGGTTAACATCACCTGCCGTGTCCTGTCGAGACCGCGAGTGGACGCCCTTCCGCAGATCTACCGGACTCTCGGATCCGACTTTGACGAACGAGTCCTGCCATCAATCGTCAACGAAGTGTTGAAAAGCGTTGTCGCCCAGTTCAATGCCAGTCAGTTGATCACACAGCGTGAGAACGTTGCAAGATTAGTCCGGGATAACCTCGCCCGCAGAGCGGCTCGTTTCAACATTGCCTTGGATGATGTTTCTTTGACT CACCTTACATTCTCGCCCGAATTCACTGCTGCCGTCGAATCGAAGCAGGTCGCTCAGCAAGAGGCCCAGCAGGCCGCTTTCTTAGTCGACAAGGCTCGTCAGGAGAAGCAGGCCTTCATTGTCCGCGCTCAGGGTGAGGCCCGCTCGGCAGAGCTTATCGGAGACGCCATCAAGAAAAACAGGAGTTACATCGAGCTGCGGAAGATCGAGAACGCCCGGAACATTGCCCGTATCTTGCAGGACAACGGCGGCCGCAACAAGCTCTACCTGGACACACAGGGTCTGGGCTTGAACGTCAATGCGGGTGCAGAGGATACGAAATAA